Genomic window (Magnolia sinica isolate HGM2019 chromosome 6, MsV1, whole genome shotgun sequence):
AATGCCGAAAATCCTTGAATAGGAGAAACTGTAGCTGGGTCTTCTGGATTATTTGAGTTGCGACAGACTCAGTATTTGGAGACAGCTCCTGTTTTGAAAATCTGGTAAAGGATTCTGAAGAATGAGGTGTCTCTTCAACTTCAAGGAGAAACTCAAGACGAGGGAGCAAAAATCCGCTCCGGAGTTGAAGAAAGGAAGGAAATTGGATAATTCGCCAGTGGGACGGGCAACAAAATCTTCTAGTTTGACAGCCACAAGTTCATCCTCGCCTCGTGGTATTCCTGATTTGTATGAGGAGAAGGCGCAGAACTTGCGTGTTTTCACGTTCTCGGAGCTCAGGAATGCTACCAACAATTTCAGCCGGCTCCTTAAGATTGGGGAAGGCGGGTTTGGGAGTGTATATAAAGGCTTTGTCAAGCCTCACGATGGCGGTAGTGAGCAGATCGTGGTCGCCATTAAAAAGCTCAACAAGGACGGATTGCAGGTACGGCAATCTTATTTTCTGTTCATGcatctgtaaaaaaaaattataaatagggaACTGAATTTGAATTTGCGTTTGTGCCTATGGTTGAGAGAAAGCTAGTCCTCTTGTTTTTATAGTTGGAATGGAACGCCTCTATTCGCATCTTCCTTTTGTCCTGCTTTTGTATATGTATTATCGCTCTTGCCTGATCTGGGATCATTTACTTGTGGGGCGTGATGACcaggtattccgtaatggtaacggtggctgtaactgccaccactgttacctttacgatacaggctGTAATGGCcggccccataacggccgttacgaactctctctctctctctctctctctctcagtgaaAAAAACCCAAAACAACCTGTGTTGGCCTGTAATGGACCTTATGGGACCATTACAGCCTTTACGGGGGTGTAACGGGCTGTTACGGGGTCTGTAATGGCCGTTAAGGGTCATTTTTTTCCGTAATGGCTGCTACAGCCATTAccaccccataacgtgtaacggttgccaccgttacctttacataatggcCTTTACAGCCCTGTAACAGCCGGTACGGCACACCATGCATGATTGTATGCAAGTCATCGATTTGAATTCAACTGTAGTCCTGGAAAATTGATactcaaaataacaaaaatctcACTGGCTAATTATCTTGGAAAGAAGGGAAGTTATTTGAGACTGACCGATAATGATGCTTAATATTCAAGCATTCAGAAATTGTACGGATATACATTAACTcaaggacacttgtttgttgaaataggactattggatatttttctttttaatctgtTTAATGAACGCCCACTAATCCCATAGTCAGATAGTTTAATAAGCGTATtggtttgtgataaatccaaactgggacccataattcggacagtttaatttgacccACTTGCATGCGACACACTCAATTtgtatgtaatttctaagtgtcccagtatcatccatcacactctgttaGAGTATCATAGTTTTTCTCTTTAAAGAATGCTTTAAAGAAAAatatttccatttctttttctgCATATTTGCATGTAGAGAAATTCTGAGGCAATTCATGTGACAGATTGAAGAGCTGGTTCTTTGCCATTTTGCGAATGTGGCAGCAGGTGCAAGTTCCAGGctacccatcaggtgggccctaattcGACATGTCCTTGCCAAAAAGTCAGTCAGGTTGAATCATCAGGATGGCAACATGTGTGCGATGGATATATACAATGCACCATCTTCTTTTCTAACCACCCTTTTCCATGGTACGTATGTGGCTCActgctcacctgatgagtggactagcctgattttATATCAGTCAACATTCATGATGGGACCCAGCTGATGATTACCCTGCGTTGATCTCATGGAAATTGCCACAAATCGCCACTTCAATCTCTACTCACATGAATCACCATAGCACTTCTCTTAACATGTGTGAGCGGTTTCCTCCAGTCCAATTTTGTTTCTTTTGAATGAATATTGTTTccttagattattattattattattttttgggttcTCTTGTAGGGTCATAAGCAGTGGGTGGCAGAGGTTCAATTCCTTGGTGTCCTTGAGCACCCGAATCTTGTAAAACTTATTGGTTACTGCGCAGTAGATGGTGAAAGAGGGATCCAAAGGCTGTTAGTTTACGAGTTTCTATCGAACAAGACGCTGGAAGATCATCTATTCAATCGAGCATTGCCTGTTCTTCCGTGGAAGTTGAGATTAGAGATTGTCTTGGGTGCTGCTCAAGGACTGGCATATCTGCATGATGGATTGGAAGTTCAGGTCTCCTCTATACACTGTTATCAGCTGACAAACCACAGAAGTTTATTTGATTCTGCTTCTAACTGATGCTACTATAAGATTTGTGCCTCTCTGGTTCTTTATTTTATAGCTTTCATTTCTATGCTCATTTTGCTCATCTTTAGACTAAATATCATGTTCTATGGGAGATATATCAACTTATTGTCaacgatgatccaaaccattgatctgatgggccctacATTCAATGGATGTTGACCCAGTAGTCTCCTCAAGTACATGATCCTCCTACCCCTTTTGGTTGGTGGCCTGCCAATGCATGGTTAAGAAAAAAGAAGTACAGCAATGGTCCACACTGGAAAAAAGGAGGCAAAGGTAGGGTGGCTTGGTTTTCCAATCTTGGAGATTTCTAAGACGTGGTCCAACCATGATGGGACCCCATATGAATTTTTTGGACCGCTGAACCATGTGCTCCATTTGGACAAGCTGGAGTGCAAATCCTGGTTGAGGATCACAAATTTctctcatgtgtgtgtgtgtgtgcgcgcgcgcgcgcgcgtgtgtgcaTAGGGTTATGCTGTTGGCTAGGCTTTCCATTTACAATGTTGTTATTGGAATTAGCATTCAAAAAATAGAGAGGTTGTGATCAtgtattggaacgtctccctctCAACACTTACCACTAGAATTTAGCTTCAGTCACAGTTATTGAGAAACCTCTCTGGAAGTGTGCCGTTGTCGGTTGCTACTGCTACTAGATTTGGGCTTCACCACAGTTATCAGGAACTCATTTCTGCTTGCAATTACCAACATTTTGTcttgtcctttttctttttctttttttttttttaaattttattttattttattttaattttcatgCTCTGGCTAAATAGTAAATGCTACAACTGTTTTAAAGTGAGACATCTCACGCATTGTTTCTCAGATTGTTTCCATCACCTATATCTCAGTCTGGTAACCATGTTTCCTTGACTGGTTTCTTTCATACACCTCTTGGTCCACCACTGAGTGGACAGGAACATACAATCCACCAATAATCGGGCAAAGAGACCCAACTTGAACATGATCATTATGAAGTTCTTCCAGATGTTTCAAGGATGATGCCTTGAACCATGTTTCATGGGCATCTTGAAGATCTCTATGGCGGCTTGATATCTAATTTCCAATATTCGATAAAAATGCCATTTGGAACATCCAAGGCAGCTATGCATTTAAGTCACCTTCACCATGGAAACTTACCATATTTAATTAGTCAAGTGTCGTAACTCCATTTGGATGACATATGAGATAAGCGAGAGATGAGCGCTTGCATTTTCTATGATGTATGATGGCTTCAATGATGCATTAATGATGGTTTTGGGGTGAAATTATCATTTCCTTAGTTCATATTTTTGTCAGTGATGGCTGTTTTGGAAATCAATTGCTGAATTCATCAGTCCTCAACAGCATGAGCTACCTAGATTGACATTTAGAACTACTAGCCTCAAGGCCCCCAACTGAAAAACAGAGACGGGTGGGAAATGAAATTTAGAAAGGGAAAAGCTAGCTCAAAGAAGTTTGTATCTTATCTTAAAATAATACTAAGGTTACATACCTTTCACGTGCCTATTGTTAACCAGCAACACACAGGTCGACGAGCTTACTGGGATTTGACAAGACCCCTTGCCAAGACTTAAACTCAACTCGAATGGGTTTCctttgactcagctgagtcactGAGTCATAAAAAACTCAGAAAAACTCCTCAGATTCATGTCACTTTGTAGCCTCACTGGATCAACTTGGCTACTTGGCCAATCTTGCCATGAACTAATAGACTAAAGCTAGTTAAATCATAGAAAGAGAAATGGGGTTCAAAAAGAAGTTCCTCATTCAACTGATTTGAGTGTTGGTTTTCTGTATTAGTGGTTTTCTCAACCTGTTGGTTTTAAATATTGAGCTCCATGATAGTATTAGGAACCAAACAACATTTTTTATTTGCAGATACTTACTGTTACCGGTATATTGAGCAGGTCATATATAGAGATTTCAAAGCGTCGAATGTGCTGTTGGATGAAGAGTTTAAGCCAAAGCTGTCAGACTTTGGGTTAGCAAGGGAGGGGCCATCAGATGGGCACACCCACGTGTCCACAGCGGTATGTATATGTtgcataaaaatagaaaaaacaaacatcaattGACACTTCACAGCCTACTTGAAGTAGCTGATGGATAGTTCTCAGCAGTCCTTTGCAAGGCattccataacggttgttatcTTTACGATGCGGGTTGTTACAGTCATTACGGCCCTTATAACGGCTGtttgagtctctctctctctctctctctctctcctttattgAAAAAACCCTGAAAAACCTATATCGGCCTGTAATGGGCCATTATAGGGCCGCTATGGTCTTTATGGGGTGTAACAGGCTGTAACGGCCTGTAACAGCTATTATGAGTCATTTTATCCATAATGACTGTTACGGCCAttacgaccctgtaacgtgtaacggttacgACCGATATCTTTacataacagctgttatggcacaccatggtCCTTTGTTGGAAACACAGTGACAAATCTCGTTCTCTGGaatttcttgggagatttttaaaatttgaggGTTTTCTTGGGATTTTGTTGGGAAATTctcactagaaaaaaaaaaaattttaaaatatttattatgaATTAATAGCCTATTTTAAAAATTTGGTATATAATTATGCAATGAGTTTGTAAAACTTTAAATGTCTTTTACATTAATATCAGGAAAAAAATCACATAATTCAAAACTGGcaacattttgaaaatattgctTTCATGTTCTCAGTGATATTTATTAGTGGTTGTAATTGAATTGGGAAATTTCTATATGCGCACATACATACTACGTGTGCATGTGCCATGATCAGTGCATGACATTGCACggcatccactccatctatcatgtGCGGCATCACATATCTTGATCCTGAAAATCACACCTATCCTAAACTCAGGCGTGCCACACCAGATCACCAGTTGATGCCATATACATGAGTTTCAGATGGGGCtggtttttgggcccatggcctgacATCAAAGGGTGCACGTGGACTGATTGGATGTGATGCACTGATCAGGAGGGAGAGAATCTCAGTACCGTCTGTGAAAAGCTATTCGGCTTCTTCACCAGACTCATTAGCACTTTGATCATGTGATCAGGTGGTGGGGACTTATGGGTATGCGGCCCCGGACTATATCGAGACGGGCCATCTCACAATCAAAAGTGATGTATGGAGTTTTGGTGTAGTCCTGTACGAGATCCTCACGGGCAGACGATCACTGGAGAGAAATCGCCCACGAATCGAACAGAAGCTTTTGGATTGGGTGAAGCAATTCCCCGCGGACAGTAGGAAGTTCAGCATGATAATGGATCCAAGGCTTGGCAATCAGTACTCCCTAAGAGCTGCCCGTGGAATTGCGAAGCTGGCAGACAGCTGCCTGTCCAAGTACTCCAAAGACCGTCCGACGATGAGCGAGGTGGTCGAGAGTTTGAAGCAAGCAATTGAAGTTTCAGAAGCTGGGGTCCCTCCAGAGACAACGGAGTCGTCCTCAGCAACAGACTCGGAGACTGATAAGAAGCCTGATGAGGTGGACGGCTCTGAATACTCGAGAAGGCGGATGGCCCACCTAGCTAAACTGAGGGAGAATGCGAATGCCGTTGGTAGGAGGCGGTTTATGATCATGCAGAGTGCCAAAGAATCTTAGTGGGGGTGGTTTAAACTGGCGGAGCTTGGGTTGCCGCTGCGCCTGAATTTTGAACTGGTGGGTGGGCCAGTTGGGCTGGGCTGGGCCCATTCAAATCTTAATTTTACTTGTCCTGGCCCACCCCATTTACAATCCtagctgttattattattattattattttttttcttccgcTGATATGGTGTGTTTGAGCTCTCCAAGGTGTTTGATGATTGGAATGGGATCCAAGAGATGTGTGGGCCCTCATCGGATCCGTCCACGTCCCAAAATTCTGGAATTTcagctctttttctttttccattattTCTGGCCTGTTGTGTATAAATTGTTGTATTCTACATGTGAAGGGATGAGTAGTTGATA
Coding sequences:
- the LOC131248098 gene encoding probable serine/threonine-protein kinase PBL19 encodes the protein MRCLFNFKEKLKTREQKSAPELKKGRKLDNSPVGRATKSSSLTATSSSSPRGIPDLYEEKAQNLRVFTFSELRNATNNFSRLLKIGEGGFGSVYKGFVKPHDGGSEQIVVAIKKLNKDGLQGHKQWVAEVQFLGVLEHPNLVKLIGYCAVDGERGIQRLLVYEFLSNKTLEDHLFNRALPVLPWKLRLEIVLGAAQGLAYLHDGLEVQVIYRDFKASNVLLDEEFKPKLSDFGLAREGPSDGHTHVSTAVVGTYGYAAPDYIETGHLTIKSDVWSFGVVLYEILTGRRSLERNRPRIEQKLLDWVKQFPADSRKFSMIMDPRLGNQYSLRAARGIAKLADSCLSKYSKDRPTMSEVVESLKQAIEVSEAGVPPETTESSSATDSETDKKPDEVDGSEYSRRRMAHLAKLRENANAVGRRRFMIMQSAKES